One Brassica napus cultivar Da-Ae chromosome C2, Da-Ae, whole genome shotgun sequence DNA window includes the following coding sequences:
- the LOC106350313 gene encoding uncharacterized protein LOC106350313, whose product MENIEEASNNLGVKSSDQVADTENHSDPNQEEDPSLDNISQMLVLQTPPKPFNMHTREVDDSDDFVGQVPQCVSSRPTHDTSDREDEDDDFVEPVPMCVLVGQTHETPVGEDEDDDFVEPVPQCVSGGQTHETLVGENEDDDFIEPVPQSRSREEDGRRRREKDKADDESLMKSVRAVELYGFEDVEASSNNEAVNDYTVDDIDFTLADTDMYTGKLFSSKQEFKISLHIYALKQVFRFKFHKHAFNYVAAKCIDKNCKFYVMAKQLGESSTYQVRKAQLKHVCTSDAKAQYKKHATSKVIAALMRSKYERLQAGPRASELPEMLRSEFLFTATYWKCWKAKELATVAAQGTEESSYKLLPKYFYVVKYANPGSITNIKTEKDDKGQTRFKYAFMALKACIDGWKHLRKVIVVDGTHMFGKYKGCLLTASGQDANFQVFPIAFAVVDNETNESWSWFFEKLTEIVEDGSDLSIVSDRANQICVAKDKWYPLSHHGCCLVHLQRNVDAKFKKRNQKQMVGRAAEVFKVSHFKRLYAEIKLTDKRCWDYLEKIDPRHWTRSHFEGERYNLMSSNIAESLNKALVPARDSPIMALFEFIRRMISRWFVSRQRKISKMSGEIPPAVDELMENNLEDARAYAVMPLSAFEFEVTLKTTGFGSSVNLETRSCTCLEFQKVGIPCRHAIAAAMFRDLQHSEFVADAYLKKTWNETTKGVTLPVPDPQDLFIPSEVSDLIMLPPKMKRPPGRPPTKRKRSAGEIPVRPNLI is encoded by the coding sequence ATGGAGAATATTGAAGAAGCAAGTAACAATTTAGGTGTCAAGTCAAGTGATCAAGTGGCCGACACTGAGAATCATTCAGATCCAAATCAAGAAGAGGACCCAAGTTTGGACAACATCTCTCAAATGTTGGTTCTCCAGACTCCTCCAAAGCCGTTCAACATGCATACTCGGGAAGTTGACGACAGTGATGATTTCGTTGGGCAGGTCCCTCAATGTGTTTCGTCTAGACCGACACATGATACATCTGATAGAGAAGACGAGGATGACGACTTTGTCGAACCGGTACCTATGTGTGTTTTGGTTGGTCAGACACATGAAACTCCGGTTGGAGAAGACGAGGATGACGACTTTGTCGAACCGGTACCTCAGTGTGTTTCGGGTGGTCAGACACATGAAACCCTGGTTGGAGAAAACGAGGATGATGACTTTATCGAACCGGTACCTCAGTCTCGAAGCCGTGAGGAAGACGGAAGAAGACGTCGTGAAAAAGATAAGGCTGATGATGAATCACTCATGAAATCCGTTAGAGCCGTTGAGCTATATGGATTTGAGGATGTAGAAGCTTCGTCTAACAACGAAGCAGTTAACGATTATACCGTCGATGATATTGACTTCACTCTAGCAGATACTGATATGTACACTGGGAAGCTATTCAGTAGCAAGCAAGAATTCAAGATCAGTTTGCACATTTATGCCTTAAAGCAGGTGTTCAGGTTCAAGTTCCACAAACATGCGTTTAACTACGTCGCAGCGAAATGCATTGATAAAAACTGCAAATTTTATGTTATGGCTAAGCAATTGGGGGAATCTTCGACATATCAGGTGAGGAAGGCGCAACTGAAGCATGTCTGCACATCTGATGCTAAAGCGCAATATAAGAAACATGCGACGTCGAAAGTAATAGCTGCACTAATGAGATCGAAGTATGAAAGGCTCCAAGCTGGACCGCGCGCATCTGAATTACCCGAGATGCTCCGGAGTGAGTTCTTGTTTACGGCCACATATTGGAAATGTTGGAAAGCAAAAGAGTTAGCAACTGTGGCTGCACAAGGAACAGAAGAGAGCTCTTACAAGCTCCTGccgaaatatttttatgttgtaaagTATGCAAATCCTGGGTCCATTACTAATATCAAAACTGAAAAAGATGATAAGGGTCAGACAAGGTTTAAGTACGCGTTCATGGCGCTGAAAGCTTGCATTGACGGGTGGAAGCATCTACGGAAGGTTATTGTGGTGGATGGTACTCATATGTTTGGGAAGTACAAAGGGTGTTTACTAACTGCAAGTGGGCAAGATGCCAATTTTCAGGTATTCCCTATAGCGTTTGCTGTTGTAGACAATGAAACAAACGAGTCTTGGAGTTGGTTTTTTGAGAAGCTGACAGAGATCGTAGAAGATGGCTCCGATTTATCTATTGTGTCTGATAGAGCAAATCAAATATGTGTTGCTAAAGATAAGTGGTATCCTCTTTCACACCATGGGTGCTGCCTCGTACACCTACAGAGAAACGTCGACGCAAAATTCAAGAAAAGGAATCAGAAGCAAATGGTTGGCAGGGCAGCCGAGGTATTCAAGGTATCCCACTTTAAGAGACTTTACGCGGAGATCAAACTTACAGATAAGCGCTGTTGGGATTATCTTGAGAAGATCGATCCTAGGCATTGGACAAGGTCACACTTTGAGGGCGAGCGGTACAATCTAATGAGCTCGAATATAGCTGAGTCTCTCAACAAAGCACTAGTTCCTGCGCGCGATTCCCCGATAATGGCGCTATTTGAGTTCATCAGACGCATGATTAGTCGTTGGTTTGTGAGTAGACAGCGAAAGATATCGAAAATGAGTGGTGAGATCCCCCCGGCTGTTGACGAGTTGATGGAGAACAATCTAGAAGACGCAAGAGCGTACGCTGTGATGCCTCTGTCTGCTTTTGAATTTGAGGTAACTCTAAAAACAACCGGCTTCGGGAGTTCTGTTAATTTGGAAACCAGGTCTTGCACATGTCTTGAATTCCAGAAAGTTGGAATACCATGTCGACATGCCATTGCTGCGGCTATGTTTCGGGACTTGCAGCACTCAGAGTTCGTTGCAGACGCCTATCTAAAAAAGACATGGAATGAAACAACAAAGGGTGTTACACTCCCGGTTCCAGATCCGCAAGATCTTTTCATACCTTCGGAGGTTAGTGACCTTATCATGTTACCACCAAAGATGAAGAGACCACCAGGACGTCCACCGACCAAGCGTAAACGTTCTGCAGGAGAAATACCGGTACGACCTAATCTCATCTGA